From Prevotella melaninogenica, the proteins below share one genomic window:
- a CDS encoding glycoside hydrolase family 25 protein — protein MKLKKIIMLIACIFSFAGLKAQYTIQCEDTCSHVHGLDMSHYQGDVWWETVAENSNHKLNYVYLKATEGGSRIDQRYLDNIEAAQRYGMNVGSYHFYRPAIPQEEQLRNFRMQCRPQDQDLIPMVDIETTGGLSTEALRDSLQKFLVLMTKEYGVKPLVYTYTNFYNRYLSGALDGYKLFIAQYNGREPELNDGRDIFAWQYTGKGRINGVRGYVDKSRLMGNHSMRELRFRRKR, from the coding sequence ATGAAGTTAAAAAAGATAATAATGCTCATCGCCTGCATATTCTCTTTTGCAGGTCTGAAGGCACAATATACTATCCAATGCGAAGACACCTGCAGCCATGTTCATGGGCTTGACATGAGCCATTACCAAGGCGATGTGTGGTGGGAGACAGTAGCTGAAAACAGCAATCATAAGCTCAATTACGTTTACTTAAAAGCCACTGAGGGCGGTTCACGTATTGACCAACGCTATCTTGATAATATTGAGGCAGCACAACGTTATGGTATGAATGTCGGTTCTTACCACTTCTATCGCCCTGCTATCCCACAAGAGGAGCAGTTGCGCAACTTCCGCATGCAGTGTCGTCCACAAGACCAAGACCTCATCCCAATGGTAGATATCGAGACTACTGGCGGACTGAGTACGGAGGCTTTACGCGATAGTTTACAGAAGTTTCTTGTGCTTATGACAAAGGAGTATGGTGTCAAACCATTAGTTTATACCTACACAAACTTCTATAACAGGTATCTCAGCGGTGCACTCGACGGCTATAAACTTTTCATTGCACAATATAACGGACGCGAGCCAGAGCTGAACGATGGAAGAGACATCTTTGCTTGGCAGTACACTGGCAAGGGACGTATCAACGGTGTGAGAGGATATGTTGATAAGTCTCGACTGATGGGTAACCACAGTATGCGTGAACTGCGATTCCGACGAAAGCGTTAG
- a CDS encoding zinc ribbon domain-containing protein, with translation MIIKCPECGHQVSDKAPVCPSCGVEIAGHIIKCSHCGELYLKEESSCPNCHHTEHHVESSVTAAEHHTSEAANESKVQEPVVLMSVDKEEATGNDDVIIPVEETEEHETDNYNDKTQDVFNEPKTEEEAVDADFIMDDNADEEVIANAEAIAEDEEESTPDKNNHLSLAVSLLIAAITAAVLLFLYNQGVGASKANNEQEAFTQAMSSSEPTVLKNYLKENPSASKAHRDSISARLKVLTTTTQNMQQSDNDLSVALTSNSKEVLQQFIAKYPDSKHRGELEAKIDEIDWAGAVAKNNENAYLGYKAQHPNGIHSKEADEKLKNILTPEKAEESAVAKVTDGERAKAVAAVRQLLQGINSKSTDKISGAVAPSLNFLGSGGATVKDIRRYMTDRLYQADVKTINWHLGSPAEVTKKSNEAGADICLKIPATLDIDRKGGKSKRSYVISATIKNGKITHINW, from the coding sequence ATGATCATCAAATGCCCTGAATGTGGCCATCAAGTGAGCGACAAGGCTCCCGTATGCCCAAGCTGCGGTGTAGAGATTGCCGGACATATCATTAAATGTTCTCATTGCGGTGAATTATACCTCAAAGAGGAATCATCATGTCCGAACTGTCATCATACAGAACACCATGTAGAGAGTTCTGTTACGGCTGCAGAGCATCACACAAGTGAGGCTGCGAACGAAAGTAAGGTGCAAGAGCCTGTTGTTCTCATGTCAGTTGACAAGGAGGAAGCAACAGGAAACGATGATGTTATCATCCCAGTAGAGGAAACGGAAGAACACGAAACGGATAATTACAACGATAAGACACAAGACGTTTTCAACGAGCCAAAGACGGAGGAAGAGGCTGTCGATGCCGACTTCATCATGGATGATAATGCTGACGAGGAGGTGATTGCCAATGCCGAGGCTATAGCTGAGGACGAGGAGGAAAGTACTCCAGATAAGAATAATCATCTGTCATTGGCTGTCTCACTGCTCATCGCTGCGATCACTGCAGCCGTATTACTCTTCCTTTACAACCAAGGGGTGGGCGCAAGCAAAGCTAACAATGAGCAGGAGGCTTTCACACAAGCAATGAGTAGTAGCGAACCAACCGTACTAAAGAATTATCTCAAGGAAAATCCATCAGCTTCTAAGGCACATCGTGATAGTATATCAGCCCGTCTAAAGGTGCTGACAACTACCACTCAGAATATGCAACAGTCTGATAATGACCTTTCTGTGGCATTGACCAGCAACTCAAAAGAAGTGTTGCAGCAGTTTATTGCTAAGTATCCAGACTCAAAACATCGTGGTGAGTTGGAAGCAAAGATTGACGAAATAGACTGGGCAGGAGCTGTAGCTAAAAACAACGAGAATGCTTATCTTGGCTATAAGGCGCAGCATCCGAATGGTATTCATAGTAAGGAAGCCGATGAGAAGTTGAAGAATATTCTGACACCAGAGAAGGCTGAGGAGTCAGCTGTTGCAAAGGTAACGGATGGTGAGAGAGCAAAAGCGGTTGCTGCGGTGCGCCAACTCTTACAAGGTATCAACAGTAAAAGCACGGATAAGATTTCTGGTGCTGTTGCGCCATCATTAAACTTCCTTGGTTCAGGTGGTGCTACGGTGAAGGATATTCGCCGTTATATGACCGACCGACTTTATCAAGCTGATGTCAAGACAATCAATTGGCACCTTGGTTCGCCTGCAGAAGTAACCAAAAAGAGTAATGAAGCGGGTGCAGATATTTGCCTAAAGATACCAGCTACATTGGATATCGATCGCAAAGGTGGTAAGTCAAAACGTAGTTATGTTATCTCTGCGACAATCAAGAACGGCAAAATAACCCATATTAATTGGTAA
- a CDS encoding MarR family winged helix-turn-helix transcriptional regulator translates to MVYDQLKLQSQLCFRLYTASRLVTQTYYPLLEDLGITYPQYLVLMALWEEDNQKVMELAHRLYLDSNTMTPLVQRMAQLGLVNRVKGEKDGRETYVSLTEHGKELQEKAKDIPSCMVGKLFENEEEFVQFKEIAADLDRLIARLSGQRSKEKEEAMAKMREERLASKRKRK, encoded by the coding sequence ATGGTATACGACCAACTAAAACTGCAGAGCCAACTCTGCTTCAGATTGTACACAGCAAGCCGCCTTGTTACTCAAACTTATTATCCATTGCTTGAGGATTTAGGTATTACCTATCCTCAATATCTTGTATTGATGGCTCTTTGGGAAGAAGACAATCAAAAGGTGATGGAACTTGCACACCGGCTTTATCTTGACTCAAACACAATGACCCCACTTGTTCAGCGTATGGCTCAACTTGGATTGGTTAACCGTGTCAAGGGTGAAAAGGATGGAAGAGAAACCTATGTTTCGCTTACTGAGCATGGTAAGGAATTACAAGAGAAGGCGAAGGATATCCCATCTTGCATGGTAGGGAAGTTGTTTGAGAATGAAGAGGAGTTCGTTCAGTTCAAGGAGATAGCTGCTGATCTTGATCGTCTTATTGCTCGTCTCTCAGGACAACGCTCTAAGGAGAAGGAGGAAGCAATGGCTAAGATGCGTGAAGAGCGCCTGGCTTCTAAAAGAAAAAGAAAGTAA
- a CDS encoding MaoC family dehydratase, producing MAKLTVNNYDELAARLGEKLGESEWLLVDQERINLFADATLDHQWIHVDTERAAVESQFKSTIAHGYLTLSLLPHMWQEIIEVNNLKMMVNYGMDKMRFGRPVLVNSRIRLVATLDSIENIRGICKAGIKFQIEIEGERKPALEGVATFLYYFE from the coding sequence ATGGCAAAATTAACAGTAAACAATTATGATGAGCTTGCTGCCCGACTGGGTGAGAAGCTTGGTGAGAGCGAGTGGTTACTCGTTGACCAGGAGAGAATTAACCTCTTTGCTGATGCTACCCTCGACCATCAGTGGATTCATGTTGACACAGAGCGTGCAGCTGTAGAAAGCCAGTTCAAGAGTACTATCGCACATGGCTATCTTACACTTTCACTGCTCCCACACATGTGGCAGGAGATTATTGAGGTGAATAACCTTAAGATGATGGTCAACTATGGTATGGATAAGATGCGCTTTGGTCGTCCAGTCCTCGTGAACTCACGCATTCGTCTTGTTGCCACACTCGATAGTATTGAGAATATCCGTGGTATCTGCAAGGCTGGTATCAAGTTCCAGATTGAGATTGAGGGCGAACGCAAGCCAGCACTTGAGGGTGTTGCAACCTTCCTTTATTACTTTGAATAA